One region of Ptiloglossa arizonensis isolate GNS036 chromosome 8, iyPtiAriz1_principal, whole genome shotgun sequence genomic DNA includes:
- the LOC143150051 gene encoding uncharacterized protein LOC143150051: MIKMGATAGLLLLTLLCVSVGGVRGECRHVDNDDMIEYYCIGGDPSDLNYLPESTGMIRIENMPIPRITRTTFSRFGPDLWVLGCSHCGIVDIEPDAFRHLENLQQLRLDNNYLTAIEESWFRGLNYLTYLDLNYNNIRIIENGVFKNLPSLVELRLSGNRLECLDLEAMLQLKDLKRMLLSENSEFKCPNAVSAFLEFRGVSFERDPEWDKIPTDLITVELPYEYEIEYEDEITSVPTTPIPITPTTPVPTTPVPTTPIPTTPVLTAQVLTTPLPTYRERLHLASSTSHSPMESTSYYTPPRFYTTEEVVYRPMYVTPDSATSTVIPPVYTTTDSSYVTRQFDNLDETSLRTWLRFPESISARPESPLYTHHENEDSRYEQPYHSSEATSPSSLASGPGDRHEMPTFVESVVDQTTGTHEITWTENTVAWELPPVVNNRPPEYRVPPTVPPTVPTHVVQTLPPTSPALIQPGLPGGYGVPYYEHPVTVHSPPSYPPDQGVAITVATPILTTTEKPLPNCSHNQSSLMERSFAVLIVSLLLVFMGDVFVEGF, encoded by the coding sequence ATGATTAAAATGGGTGCTACTGCTGGGCTGTTACTGTTGACTCTTCTGTGTGTCAGTGTCGGTGGAGTGCGAGGCGAGTGTAGACATGTGGACAACGACGACATGATCGAATACTATTGCATAGGCGGTGATCCATCCGATTTGAACTATCTCCCAGAATCGACCGGAATGATTCGTATCGAAAATATGCCAATTCCTCGGATAACCAGAACCACATTCTCAAGGTTCGGCCCGGATCTCTGGGTCCTCGGTTGCTCCCACTGTGGAATAGTAGACATAGAACCGGATGCTTTTCGACATCTTGAAAATCTCCAACAGTTGCGCCTAGACAACAACTACTTGACCGCCATCGAGGAATCGTGGTTCAGAGGTTTGAATTATTTAACGTATCTGGATCTGAATTATAACAACATACGTATCATCGAGAACGGTGTGTTTAAAAATTTACCCAGCCTCGTGGAATTAAGGCTTTCCGGTAACCGGCTGGAATGTTTGGATCTCGAGGCTATGTTGCAATTGAAGGATCTGAAAAGAATGCTACTCAGCGAGAACTCAGAGTTCAAGTGTCCCAACGCTGTTAGCGCCTTTCTCGAGTTCCGCGGGGTGAGTTTCGAAAGAGACCCAGAATGGGACAAAATTCCCACCGATTTGATCACGGTAGAACTGCCATACGAGTACGAGATCGAGTACGAGGATGAAATCACTTCGGTACCAACAACACCGATACCAATAACACCAACGACACCGGTACCAACGACACCGGTACCAACAACACCTATACCAACGACACCAGTACTAACAGCACAGGTACTGACAACACCGTTGCCTACTTATCGTGAAAGACTACATCTCGCATCATCGACTTCACATTCCCCTATGGAATCAACGTCGTATTATACACCACCACGGTTCTATACAACCGAGGAAGTCGTCTATCGCCCAATGTACGTTACACCAGATTCGGCCACTTCGACGGTTATTCCACCTGTTTACACGACAACGGATTCGTCGTACGTCACGAGACAGTTCGACAACTTGGACGAAACGTCCTTGAGAACTTGGCTAAGATTCCCAGAATCTATCAGCGCCAGGCCCGAATCGCCGCTTTATACACACCATGAGAACGAGGACAGTCGTTACGAACAACCGTATCACTCGAGCGAAGCCACTAGCCCGTCCTCTTTGGCATCTGGCCCGGGTGATCGACACGAAATGCCAACTTTTGTGGAATCCGTTGTTGATCAGACCACCGGTACTCACGAGATCACCTGGACAGAGAACACCGTGGCTTGGGAACTCCCACCTGTCGTCAACAATAGACCCCCGGAGTACAGAGTCCCGCCAACGGTCCCACCAACGGTTCCAACTCACGTTGTTCAAACTTTGCCGCCAACATCGCCGGCACTGATTCAACCAGGTTTGCCAGGTGGTTACGGGGTGCCATATTACGAGCACCCCGTTACCGTTCACTCGCCTCCGAGCTATCCACCGGACCAGGGAGTAGCTATCACGGTTGCCACACCAATTTTAACAACCACCGAGAAACCGTTACCCAATTGCTCACATAATCAATCCTCGTTGATGGAGCGATCGTTTGCTGTACTCATCGTCTCGCTTCTCCTTGTTTTCATGGGGGACGTCTTTGTGGAGGGATTTTAG
- the LOC143150052 gene encoding dnaJ homolog subfamily C member 9 has protein sequence MASLLDLCEQYFGARDFYEVLNIPRTANDKQVKKAYHQLSLLVHPDRVEEDIKVEATEKFKVLGRIHSILSDNEKRKIYDQSGQYDEESEEVMMRNWADYWKTLFKKITVEDINNYEKVYKGSEIEIKDLKRAYMDSKGDMDYILETVPFTSCDDEPRLHSIIQNLIEKGEVPEYTAFTQESDKKKQRRKRKWAKEAQEAERLEKMRKIENEENAAANNLALAIQSRNEARASQSDKFFDSLINKYAKKAEKATKKKSMPPRAAKTTKKTKKKA, from the exons ATGGCAAGTTTATTAGATCTTTGTGAACAGTACTTTGGAGCACGTGATTTTTATGaagttttaaatattccaagaaCTGCAAATGACAAACAAG TAAAAAAAGCATATCATCAACTATCTCTACTTGTTCATCCGGATCGTGTTGAAGAAGACATTAAggtagaagcaacagaaaagtTTAAAGTTCTTGGACGAATTCATTCAATTCTCAGTGACAAtgagaaaaggaaaatttatgATCAGTCTGGTCAATATGACGAAGAAAGTGAAGAAGTTATGATGCGAAATTGGGCTGATTATTGGAAAACTCTGTTTAAGAAAATAACAGTTgaagatattaataattatgaaaagGTTTACAAAGGGTCTGAAATAGAAATCAAAGATTTAAAACGTGCTTATATGGACA GCAAAGGAGATATGGATTATATCTTAGAAACTGTTCCATTTACGAGCTGTGATGATGAACCAAGATTACATAGTATTATTCAAAATCTCATAGAGAAGGGTGAAGTACCAGAATATACTGCCTTTACACAGGAAAGtgataaaaagaaacaacgtaGAAAGCGTAAG TGGGCGAAAGAAGCACAAGAGGCTGAACGTCtggaaaaaatgagaaaaatcgaaaacgaGGAAAACGCAGCTGCCAACAATCTTGCACTGGCGATTCAGAGTCGCAACGAGGCTCGAGCGAGTCAGTCGGATAAGTTCTTCGATTCTTTGATCAACAAATACGCGAAGAAGGCAGAGAAGGCAACGAAGAAGAAATCCATGCCCCCAAGAGCTGCGAAAACcacgaaaaaaacaaaaaagaaggcGTAG